The following are encoded in a window of Staphylospora marina genomic DNA:
- a CDS encoding group I truncated hemoglobin, with translation MQYPYELDDNLFEKLGGEEAVRAVVNEFYDRVLNDSRVSGIFDGVDMNILRSHQTIFMSFMLGSPVKFEGKTLREAHKGLGITSEEYEIILDHLNGALKKFNVGIEERAKILAFVRTLKPFIMGQ, from the coding sequence TTGCAGTATCCCTACGAACTGGATGACAATCTGTTCGAAAAATTGGGGGGAGAGGAAGCCGTCCGTGCCGTCGTGAACGAATTTTACGACCGGGTATTGAACGATTCCAGGGTCAGCGGAATTTTTGACGGCGTGGACATGAACATCCTCCGAAGCCACCAAACCATCTTCATGAGCTTCATGCTCGGCAGTCCCGTCAAATTCGAGGGAAAAACGCTGAGAGAAGCACACAAGGGTTTGGGCATCACGTCGGAGGAGTATGAGATCATTCTCGACCACCTCAACGGAGCGTTGAAAAAGTTCAACGTCGGCATTGAAGAACGTGCCAAAATATTGGCTTTCGTCCGAACCCTCAAGCCGTTCATCATGGGTCAATGA
- a CDS encoding GatB/YqeY domain-containing protein, with translation MSLLDRLNQDMKQAMKEKDNVKLSTIRMLRSAIKNKEIDKRRALTDAEVEEVILSEVKKRNDSVAEYEKHGRQDLADKEKAEVEVLKAYLPEQLSEEELRALVEEVIRETGASTKADMGKVMGVLMPKVKGRADGRLVNRLVTEALS, from the coding sequence TTGAGTCTGCTGGATCGCCTGAACCAGGACATGAAGCAGGCCATGAAGGAGAAGGACAATGTCAAGCTGTCCACCATCCGGATGCTTCGGTCCGCGATCAAAAACAAGGAAATCGACAAGCGCCGCGCTTTGACGGATGCCGAAGTGGAAGAAGTGATTCTGAGCGAAGTGAAAAAGCGGAACGATTCCGTTGCCGAGTATGAAAAGCACGGTCGCCAGGATCTGGCCGACAAGGAAAAAGCGGAGGTCGAGGTGCTGAAGGCATATTTGCCGGAACAGCTCTCCGAAGAAGAGCTCCGCGCCCTTGTCGAGGAAGTGATCCGGGAAACCGGAGCCTCCACCAAGGCGGATATGGGGAAAGTGATGGGCGTCCTCATGCCCAAGGTCAAGGGGCGGGCGGACGGCAGACTGGTCAACCGTCTCGTCACAGAGGCGCTCAGCTGA
- a CDS encoding histidine triad nucleotide-binding protein: MDDCIFCRIVEGKIPARKVYEDEHVLAFHDIAPQAPVHVLVIPKVHVRSIMELEDEGLAGKIVTGIRNVARELNLDEKGFRVVNNMGQDGGQTVFHIHFHLLGGRTLTWPPG, from the coding sequence ATGGACGATTGCATTTTCTGCCGGATTGTCGAAGGAAAGATCCCCGCGCGCAAGGTATACGAAGACGAACATGTCCTGGCGTTTCACGACATTGCCCCCCAGGCTCCGGTACATGTCCTGGTGATTCCCAAGGTGCATGTTCGCTCGATCATGGAACTGGAAGATGAAGGATTGGCGGGCAAGATCGTCACGGGGATCCGGAACGTCGCCCGCGAACTGAATCTGGACGAAAAAGGATTCCGCGTGGTGAACAACATGGGACAGGACGGCGGCCAGACCGTGTTCCACATTCATTTCCACCTGCTGGGCGGTCGCACGCTGACATGGCCTCCGGGTTGA
- a CDS encoding NfeD family protein produces the protein MAVLADFLSLPAVAVLLLTIGLTGLILEMMSPGFGAPGAVGIGAFVLFFAGRWMAGDMDFSPPVLFAAGLLLLILELFLPTFGILGVAGFLLLTSGIVFAAPDVKTGLASLGIAIVATALLVWMFVKVFGWKWSWNRLILTDRQSDEQGYRSNRDRRHLLGKTGTTLTVLRPSGFAEIDGNREDVVSEGGAIPAGTRVRVIHVEGHRVVVRPVENGENDTR, from the coding sequence ATGGCGGTACTTGCCGATTTTTTGTCGCTTCCGGCGGTTGCCGTCCTGCTTCTCACCATCGGTCTCACGGGACTCATTCTGGAAATGATGTCTCCCGGATTCGGAGCCCCCGGGGCCGTGGGGATCGGAGCATTCGTCCTGTTTTTTGCCGGACGTTGGATGGCGGGGGACATGGACTTCAGTCCGCCCGTTCTGTTTGCGGCCGGTTTGCTGTTGCTCATCCTCGAACTGTTCCTTCCGACATTCGGAATCCTGGGAGTGGCGGGGTTCCTCTTGCTCACGTCAGGGATCGTGTTTGCGGCGCCCGACGTCAAGACGGGGTTGGCTTCCCTCGGCATTGCCATTGTCGCCACCGCACTGCTGGTATGGATGTTCGTCAAGGTGTTCGGGTGGAAATGGAGTTGGAACCGCCTGATCTTGACCGATCGGCAGAGTGACGAACAAGGGTATCGGTCCAACCGTGACCGGAGGCATTTGCTCGGAAAGACGGGGACGACGCTGACGGTGCTCCGGCCATCCGGTTTTGCCGAAATTGACGGAAATCGCGAAGACGTGGTAAGCGAAGGCGGAGCCATCCCCGCAGGCACCCGCGTGCGGGTGATTCATGTCGAAGGCCACCGGGTGGTGGTTAGACCGGTTGAAAATGGGGAAAATGATACGCGGTAA
- a CDS encoding 16S rRNA (uracil(1498)-N(3))-methyltransferase yields MQRYFTAPEQISGGFARIIGEDVHHILRVMRCRPGDRIIVCAGTGTDYLCEITETGAEEVLCRIVSESPSTGEPVTRLWIAQSLTKGDKWEWVLQKGTEIGAAGFIPFTSERCLIKIDEKKADKKQARWRKIVKEAAEQSHRGRVPEVAPVMNWKDLLRSVARFEAAFLAWEKGGKALKRAIAETEASEILLIVGPEGGFSEREAEEAAGSGAVPISLGSRILRAETAPLFAASCILFARNDLGGETE; encoded by the coding sequence ATGCAGCGTTACTTCACGGCGCCTGAGCAAATCAGCGGAGGTTTTGCCCGGATCATCGGCGAGGATGTTCACCACATCCTGCGTGTGATGCGTTGCCGTCCCGGCGACCGGATCATCGTTTGTGCCGGAACGGGGACCGATTATCTGTGCGAAATCACGGAGACCGGCGCGGAAGAGGTCCTTTGCCGCATCGTGTCGGAATCTCCGTCCACCGGGGAACCGGTGACCCGCCTGTGGATTGCCCAATCCCTGACCAAAGGAGACAAATGGGAGTGGGTGCTGCAAAAGGGAACGGAAATCGGAGCCGCCGGATTCATCCCGTTCACATCCGAGCGGTGTCTGATCAAAATAGACGAAAAAAAAGCGGACAAAAAACAGGCACGCTGGCGGAAGATCGTCAAGGAAGCCGCGGAGCAGTCCCATCGGGGAAGAGTGCCGGAAGTTGCACCGGTCATGAACTGGAAAGACCTGCTTCGGTCGGTGGCCCGGTTTGAAGCGGCTTTTCTCGCTTGGGAGAAAGGTGGAAAGGCGCTCAAGAGAGCCATCGCCGAAACGGAGGCTTCCGAGATCTTGCTGATCGTCGGCCCTGAAGGAGGATTTTCCGAACGGGAAGCGGAGGAGGCCGCCGGCTCGGGAGCCGTGCCGATCTCTCTCGGCAGCCGCATCTTGCGGGCGGAAACGGCCCCTCTTTTCGCGGCGTCCTGCATTTTGTTCGCCAGAAACGATCTGGGAGGTGAAACCGAATGA
- the dnaK gene encoding molecular chaperone DnaK has product MGKVIGIDLGTTNSCVAFWDGGEPVVIPNAEGGRTTPSVVGFSKTGERLVGEAAKRQAITNPDKTIISIKRHMGTDYKVRIDDKEYTPQEISAMILQKLKADAEAYLGEEVTDAVITVPAYFNDAERQATKDAGKIAGLNVRRIINEPTAAALAYGLEKEGDQKILVFDLGGGTFDVSILELGDGVFEVLATSGDNRLGGDDFDQVIIDWLVEEFKQEHGIDLSGESMAMQRLKEAAEKAKKDLSGVLTTTISLPFLAMDATGPKNLERTLTRAKFEELSAHLIERTLGPTRQALSDAGLNPSDIDKVILVGGSTRIPAVQEAIRKLIGKDPSRGVNPDEVVAMGAAIQGAVLNEELKDIVLLDVTPLSLGIETLGGVFTKLIDRNTTIPTEKTQIFSTAADNQTTVDIHVLQGERPMAKDNKSLGRFQLTGIPPAPRGIPQIEVTFKIDANGIVHVSAKDKATGKSQAITIQSSGGLSDEEIERMIREAEMYAEEDKKRQELVELRNKADQLIYTTERTIKDLGDKADAADVEKANQAVESLKGKLESDDAAAIKAATEELEKAVQELSVKLYQKMQQDSAQGGEQSEAKSRDNVVDAEFEEVKEDDK; this is encoded by the coding sequence ATGGGTAAAGTGATTGGAATTGACCTGGGAACCACCAACTCATGCGTGGCCTTCTGGGACGGAGGAGAACCGGTGGTCATTCCGAACGCGGAAGGCGGCCGCACCACTCCGTCCGTGGTCGGATTTTCCAAGACGGGTGAGCGTTTGGTCGGGGAAGCGGCCAAACGTCAGGCGATCACCAATCCGGACAAAACCATCATTTCCATCAAGCGTCACATGGGAACGGATTACAAGGTCCGGATCGATGACAAAGAATACACGCCGCAGGAAATCTCCGCGATGATCCTGCAAAAGCTGAAAGCGGACGCCGAAGCATATCTCGGCGAAGAAGTGACCGATGCGGTCATCACGGTGCCGGCATATTTCAATGACGCCGAGCGTCAGGCCACCAAAGATGCCGGAAAAATCGCCGGTCTGAACGTGCGCCGGATCATCAACGAACCGACGGCCGCCGCTCTGGCCTACGGTCTTGAAAAAGAAGGAGACCAAAAGATCCTGGTGTTTGACCTGGGGGGCGGAACGTTTGACGTCTCCATCCTGGAACTGGGCGACGGCGTGTTTGAAGTGCTGGCGACCAGCGGAGACAACCGGCTGGGCGGTGACGATTTCGACCAGGTGATCATCGACTGGCTGGTGGAAGAGTTCAAGCAGGAGCACGGCATTGATCTGAGTGGCGAATCCATGGCGATGCAGCGCCTCAAAGAAGCGGCCGAAAAGGCGAAAAAAGACCTGTCGGGCGTGCTGACCACCACCATCTCCCTGCCGTTCTTGGCCATGGATGCCACGGGTCCGAAAAACCTTGAGCGCACACTGACCCGCGCAAAATTCGAAGAGCTCAGCGCTCATCTGATCGAACGGACGCTGGGTCCCACCCGTCAAGCTCTTTCCGACGCCGGTCTGAATCCGTCCGACATTGACAAGGTGATCCTCGTCGGCGGTTCCACCCGGATTCCGGCCGTGCAGGAAGCGATTCGGAAGCTGATCGGCAAAGATCCGTCCCGCGGTGTCAACCCGGATGAAGTGGTGGCGATGGGTGCGGCCATCCAGGGTGCGGTTTTGAACGAAGAACTGAAAGACATCGTGCTGCTGGACGTCACTCCTCTCTCCTTGGGAATTGAAACGTTGGGAGGCGTGTTCACCAAGCTGATCGACCGGAACACGACCATTCCGACCGAAAAAACCCAAATCTTCTCCACGGCCGCGGACAACCAGACCACGGTGGACATTCACGTGCTTCAGGGAGAACGGCCGATGGCGAAGGACAACAAATCGCTGGGACGCTTCCAGCTGACGGGCATTCCGCCGGCCCCGCGCGGCATCCCGCAGATCGAGGTCACCTTCAAGATCGACGCCAACGGGATTGTGCACGTGTCTGCGAAAGACAAGGCCACCGGCAAGAGCCAGGCGATCACCATCCAGTCCAGCGGAGGTTTGTCAGACGAAGAGATCGAGCGGATGATCCGCGAAGCCGAAATGTACGCCGAAGAGGACAAAAAACGTCAGGAACTGGTGGAGCTTCGCAACAAAGCGGACCAGCTCATTTATACCACCGAGCGCACCATCAAGGATCTCGGAGACAAAGCGGATGCGGCGGATGTGGAAAAGGCGAACCAAGCCGTCGAAAGCCTGAAAGGCAAGCTGGAATCGGATGATGCCGCAGCCATCAAGGCCGCGACCGAAGAACTTGAAAAAGCCGTTCAGGAACTGTCGGTCAAGCTGTACCAAAAAATGCAGCAGGACTCTGCACAGGGAGGCGAACAATCCGAAGCGAAATCCCGGGATAACGTGGTAGACGCAGAATTCGAAGAAGTCAAGGAAGATGACAAGTGA
- the prmA gene encoding 50S ribosomal protein L11 methyltransferase, with protein MNWTEISVHVSREAQEAVSHLLQEMGADGVAIEDPEVLHRAWDSRYGEIVELNPDDYPSEGVIIRAYLSELELIDADGFCERVRKELNWLRELGLDPGPAEVTHRLVAEESWADEWKKYYRTVRVSDRLTIKPQWEDYTPSSPEEQVIELDPGMAFGTGTHPTTLLCLQMLEKHVRPGMRVIDVGCGSGVLSVAAAKLGAGRVLALDLDPLAVEKSRENVGLNRVEDAVVVRQGDLLRGVGETADLVVANILEEIIRKMAYDLPRVLVPGGWFIASGIIAEKAETVREALSDQGLRVMETVHQDGWVAITAKKW; from the coding sequence GTGAACTGGACGGAAATCAGTGTTCACGTCAGTCGGGAAGCGCAGGAAGCGGTCAGTCACCTGCTGCAGGAAATGGGAGCGGACGGAGTGGCCATCGAAGATCCGGAAGTCCTCCATCGCGCTTGGGACAGCCGATACGGTGAAATCGTCGAACTCAATCCCGATGATTATCCGAGCGAGGGGGTCATCATCCGGGCCTATCTTTCGGAACTTGAACTGATCGATGCCGACGGGTTCTGCGAGCGCGTTCGCAAAGAACTGAACTGGCTTCGGGAGCTCGGATTGGATCCGGGCCCGGCGGAAGTGACGCACCGGCTCGTTGCGGAGGAGTCATGGGCCGATGAATGGAAAAAGTACTATCGCACCGTGCGGGTGTCGGATCGATTGACCATCAAACCGCAATGGGAGGACTACACGCCTTCGTCTCCGGAAGAGCAGGTGATTGAACTGGATCCGGGGATGGCATTCGGAACGGGGACCCATCCCACCACGCTGCTGTGCCTTCAAATGCTGGAGAAGCATGTGCGGCCGGGGATGCGCGTCATCGATGTGGGATGCGGAAGCGGCGTCCTGTCGGTGGCTGCCGCCAAGCTGGGAGCCGGACGGGTCCTGGCCTTGGATCTCGATCCGCTGGCCGTGGAGAAATCACGGGAGAATGTCGGACTGAACCGGGTGGAGGATGCGGTGGTGGTCCGACAGGGAGATCTGTTGCGGGGCGTGGGAGAAACCGCAGACCTGGTGGTCGCCAACATTCTGGAGGAGATCATCCGGAAGATGGCTTATGACTTGCCGCGTGTGCTCGTTCCCGGCGGATGGTTCATCGCTTCCGGAATCATCGCGGAGAAAGCGGAAACCGTCCGTGAAGCCCTGTCCGATCAGGGACTTCGCGTGATGGAAACCGTTCACCAAGACGGATGGGTGGCGATCACGGCAAAAAAATGGTAA
- the rpsU gene encoding 30S ribosomal protein S21, whose product MIEIRVRKNESLDSALRRFKRSCAKDGVLAEVRKRERYEKPSVRRKKKTAAAARKKRK is encoded by the coding sequence ATGATCGAGATCCGCGTGAGAAAAAACGAATCTCTCGACAGTGCGCTGCGTCGTTTCAAACGCTCCTGCGCCAAGGATGGGGTGCTCGCCGAGGTGAGAAAGCGGGAGCGCTATGAAAAACCCAGTGTTCGCCGCAAGAAAAAAACGGCGGCTGCCGCGCGCAAGAAACGAAAGTGA
- a CDS encoding group I truncated hemoglobin produces the protein MNTHQQSLFGRLGGKKETIEALVEAFYQRVLADDTLKGLFVNTDMVRQKRHMTAFLVFALGGPNEYKGKGMREAHAHLNITEAQFASVAGHLVDTLKSFDVQEEYINAIIEKVASLKPEVVAD, from the coding sequence GTGAACACGCATCAACAATCGTTGTTCGGGCGACTCGGAGGAAAAAAGGAAACCATCGAAGCGTTGGTGGAAGCGTTTTACCAACGGGTACTCGCCGATGATACGCTGAAAGGTCTTTTCGTCAACACGGACATGGTTCGGCAAAAAAGACACATGACCGCATTTTTGGTGTTTGCCCTCGGCGGTCCGAATGAATACAAGGGCAAAGGCATGAGAGAAGCACACGCTCACCTGAACATTACGGAAGCTCAGTTTGCGAGTGTCGCCGGTCACCTCGTGGACACCCTGAAGTCGTTCGATGTTCAGGAAGAATACATAAACGCCATCATCGAAAAAGTCGCTTCGCTCAAACCGGAAGTCGTGGCCGACTGA
- the deoC gene encoding deoxyribose-phosphate aldolase has product MDAKQLAGMIDHTLLKPESTRKQVERLCQEALQHGFASVCIQPFWVKEAAERLAGSDVKVCTVIGFPLGANTTEVKAFETENAVKNGADEIDMVINVGALKSGDFDVVREDIRAVVKAAGGAVVKVILETGLLSDEEIVKACELSKEAGAHFVKTSTGFGKGGATVHHVSLMRRTVGDDMGVKASGGIRDQETALRMIEAGANRIGASASVAIVTGGKGTEAY; this is encoded by the coding sequence ATGGATGCGAAACAGCTCGCCGGCATGATTGATCATACGTTGTTGAAACCGGAATCCACCCGCAAGCAGGTGGAGCGGCTTTGTCAGGAGGCTCTCCAGCACGGGTTTGCTTCCGTCTGCATTCAGCCGTTTTGGGTGAAAGAAGCGGCCGAGCGGCTCGCCGGAAGCGATGTCAAGGTGTGTACGGTGATCGGCTTTCCTCTCGGGGCCAACACGACGGAGGTCAAAGCGTTTGAAACGGAGAACGCCGTGAAAAACGGGGCGGACGAAATCGACATGGTGATCAATGTCGGAGCGCTCAAGTCGGGAGATTTTGACGTGGTGCGCGAAGACATCCGGGCGGTGGTCAAAGCGGCTGGCGGAGCGGTCGTCAAGGTGATCCTCGAAACCGGACTTTTGAGCGACGAAGAGATTGTGAAAGCCTGTGAGCTTTCCAAAGAAGCCGGCGCCCATTTCGTGAAGACTTCGACCGGATTCGGCAAGGGGGGAGCCACCGTTCACCATGTGTCCCTGATGCGCCGGACCGTGGGGGACGACATGGGTGTCAAGGCTTCCGGCGGGATCAGGGATCAGGAAACCGCTCTCCGGATGATCGAAGCGGGAGCCAATCGCATCGGTGCCAGCGCCAGCGTGGCGATCGTCACGGGAGGAAAAGGCACCGAAGCATACTGA
- the mtaB gene encoding tRNA (N(6)-L-threonylcarbamoyladenosine(37)-C(2))-methylthiotransferase MtaB has protein sequence MKTVAFHTLGCKVNSYETEAIWQLFKHAGYERVDFEETADVYLINTCTVTNTGDKKSRQVIRRAIRRNPDAVICVTGCYAQTSPDEVAAIPGVDIVVGTQGRDRLIEYVDRFLKERQPINAVGNIMKQRTFEELDVPAFSDRTRAFLKIQEGCNNFCTFCIIPWAKGLSRSRKPENVLEQARKLVDAGYKEIVLTGIHTGGYGDDFENYKLSDLLWDLDKVEGLKRIRISSIEASQIDDKLIEVLNASEKMCRHLHIPLQSGDDDVLKRMRRKYTTAEYRETILKLHEVMPGVAITTDVIVGFPGETEEQFENGYRFIEELGMYQLHVFPYSKRSGTPAARMPNQVPEEVKHERVKRLIDLSNRLTLTYARKFVGDVLEVIPERPYREDSDDGLYVGYADNYIQVVFEATPDMVGKVCRVRIDEAGPEVSKGTFVRIVDEVPASATRETA, from the coding sequence ATGAAAACGGTCGCGTTTCATACATTGGGTTGCAAAGTGAATTCCTATGAAACGGAAGCGATTTGGCAGTTGTTCAAACACGCCGGTTATGAACGCGTCGATTTTGAGGAGACGGCGGATGTCTATCTCATCAATACCTGTACGGTCACCAACACGGGGGACAAGAAGAGCCGCCAGGTGATCCGGAGGGCCATCCGGCGAAATCCGGATGCCGTGATTTGTGTCACGGGATGTTACGCCCAGACTTCTCCCGATGAAGTCGCGGCCATTCCGGGAGTGGATATCGTCGTCGGAACACAGGGCCGGGACCGGCTGATCGAGTACGTCGACCGTTTCTTGAAGGAACGGCAACCGATCAACGCCGTGGGCAACATCATGAAACAACGAACCTTCGAAGAGTTGGACGTTCCGGCGTTCAGTGACCGGACCCGTGCATTCCTGAAGATCCAGGAGGGGTGCAACAACTTTTGCACGTTTTGCATCATTCCGTGGGCGAAGGGGCTTTCCCGCAGCCGCAAGCCGGAAAACGTCCTGGAACAGGCCCGCAAACTGGTGGATGCCGGCTACAAGGAAATTGTGCTCACCGGGATCCACACGGGCGGTTACGGCGATGATTTCGAAAACTACAAGCTGTCCGATCTGCTGTGGGACCTTGACAAAGTGGAAGGGCTGAAGCGGATCCGCATCAGCTCCATTGAAGCCAGCCAGATCGACGACAAGCTGATCGAAGTGCTCAACGCCTCGGAAAAAATGTGCCGTCACCTTCACATTCCGCTTCAGTCCGGAGATGACGACGTGCTGAAGCGCATGCGGCGCAAATACACCACCGCCGAATACCGGGAGACCATCCTCAAACTGCACGAAGTCATGCCGGGTGTGGCCATCACGACCGACGTGATCGTCGGTTTCCCGGGTGAAACGGAAGAGCAGTTTGAAAACGGATACCGGTTCATCGAAGAGCTGGGCATGTATCAGCTGCATGTCTTCCCGTATTCCAAACGTTCCGGCACACCCGCGGCCCGCATGCCGAATCAGGTGCCGGAGGAAGTGAAACACGAACGGGTGAAACGGCTGATCGACCTTTCCAACCGGTTGACGCTCACTTACGCGCGAAAATTTGTCGGGGATGTGCTGGAAGTGATTCCCGAGCGTCCGTACCGCGAAGATTCGGACGACGGTCTGTATGTCGGTTATGCGGACAACTACATCCAGGTGGTGTTCGAAGCAACCCCCGACATGGTCGGCAAGGTTTGTCGCGTGCGGATTGACGAGGCGGGGCCGGAAGTGTCCAAAGGAACGTTCGTGCGCATCGTCGATGAAGTTCCTGCTTCGGCGACGCGCGAAACAGCCTGA
- the dnaJ gene encoding molecular chaperone DnaJ, with amino-acid sequence MSKRDYYEVLGVQRTATDEEIRKAYRKLARKYHPDVNKEADAEQKFKEVKEAYEVLSDPQKRANYDRFGHAGGDGGFGMGDQGFGATDFGFGDIFDMFFGGGRRSNPHAPKQGADLEYRLQIEFKDAVFGKNVDVVIPRTETCDTCFGSGAKPGTHPETCSACRGTGQTEVVQNTPFGRIVNRRVCHVCGGEGRIIREKCHTCGGSGKVKRKKKINVKIPAGIHEGAQLRVAGEGEPGINGGPPGDLYITILVKPHDVFRREGDDLVCELPITFGQAALGDEVIVPTLDGRARLKIPAGTQTGTEFRLPGKGVPRLRGYGEGDLRVKVRVVTPTKLTDEQKEALRHFTRLCGEYIKQEQSTNFFDKMKQAFRGD; translated from the coding sequence GTGAGCAAGCGCGACTACTATGAAGTCCTCGGTGTCCAAAGAACGGCCACGGATGAAGAAATCCGAAAGGCCTACCGCAAATTGGCCCGCAAGTACCACCCGGATGTGAACAAGGAGGCGGACGCCGAACAGAAGTTCAAGGAAGTCAAAGAAGCATATGAAGTGCTGAGCGACCCGCAAAAGAGAGCCAACTACGACCGGTTCGGGCATGCCGGCGGAGACGGCGGCTTCGGAATGGGGGATCAGGGCTTCGGAGCGACCGATTTCGGATTTGGCGATATTTTCGATATGTTTTTTGGAGGCGGTCGCCGGAGCAATCCTCATGCGCCGAAGCAGGGGGCGGATCTGGAATATCGCTTGCAGATTGAATTCAAGGATGCCGTGTTCGGCAAAAATGTGGATGTGGTCATTCCGCGCACCGAGACGTGCGATACGTGCTTCGGAAGCGGGGCAAAACCGGGGACGCATCCTGAAACCTGCAGCGCTTGCCGCGGAACCGGACAGACGGAGGTTGTGCAGAACACTCCGTTCGGCCGGATCGTCAATCGCCGTGTCTGCCATGTTTGCGGCGGAGAAGGACGGATCATTCGGGAGAAGTGCCACACGTGCGGCGGAAGCGGAAAGGTCAAACGGAAGAAAAAGATCAATGTCAAGATTCCGGCCGGCATTCACGAAGGAGCACAACTCCGGGTTGCCGGGGAAGGAGAGCCGGGAATCAACGGCGGGCCTCCGGGCGATCTGTACATCACCATCCTGGTGAAGCCGCACGATGTGTTCCGCAGGGAAGGAGACGATCTCGTATGCGAGCTGCCGATCACGTTCGGTCAGGCCGCCCTCGGTGACGAAGTGATCGTTCCGACGCTGGATGGACGGGCACGTCTCAAAATTCCCGCCGGAACCCAAACGGGCACCGAGTTTCGCTTGCCGGGCAAGGGTGTTCCGAGATTGCGGGGGTATGGTGAAGGGGATCTCAGGGTCAAGGTTCGCGTCGTGACCCCGACCAAACTGACCGATGAGCAGAAAGAAGCTCTTCGCCATTTCACGAGATTGTGCGGCGAATATATCAAACAGGAGCAATCCACCAACTTCTTCGACAAGATGAAACAGGCATTCCGTGGTGATTGA
- a CDS encoding Na/Pi cotransporter family protein, whose protein sequence is MFREIIVPFALGLVVFLFGLNHMRTGLEELAEDRLRNVLIRFTRTPVRGFFTGIVTTALLQSSTAVTVLTIGFVSAGMMTFAQSVGIILGTNIGTTVTTQILALKVEDLAVPLTVSGAVLWAVPSMTWSRIGQSLTGFGLIFLGIEWMQRVAEPIKEQGWLDVLAEAGGSPVVAGLAAGTILTALIHSSSATIAMTMGFYSSGAIDLPMAIAVVLGSNVGTCMTAVLATVGASRESKQVATAHLVLNLAGMLAFLPLIPWLTDLAPWLSEDPAVQIAHIQTLFNVICSVLVLPFCEPFARSIVRLTPGKSAW, encoded by the coding sequence ATGTTCAGGGAGATCATCGTCCCGTTTGCGTTGGGATTGGTCGTGTTTCTGTTCGGTTTGAATCACATGCGAACGGGGCTGGAAGAACTGGCCGAAGACCGGTTGAGAAACGTGTTGATCCGCTTCACGCGCACGCCGGTGAGAGGATTTTTCACCGGCATCGTCACCACGGCCCTTCTGCAAAGTTCCACCGCCGTCACGGTGCTGACCATCGGATTTGTGAGTGCCGGGATGATGACGTTTGCCCAGTCCGTGGGGATCATCCTCGGAACCAACATCGGCACCACGGTGACGACGCAGATATTGGCATTGAAAGTGGAGGATCTTGCCGTTCCGTTGACCGTTTCGGGAGCCGTTCTGTGGGCCGTCCCGTCGATGACCTGGTCCCGGATCGGCCAAAGTTTGACCGGTTTCGGTTTGATCTTCCTCGGCATCGAGTGGATGCAGCGGGTGGCGGAACCGATCAAAGAACAGGGATGGCTGGACGTGCTGGCGGAAGCGGGCGGCAGCCCGGTGGTGGCCGGATTGGCGGCGGGAACGATTCTGACCGCGTTGATTCATTCCAGCAGTGCAACCATCGCCATGACGATGGGCTTTTATTCGTCCGGTGCCATCGATCTGCCCATGGCCATTGCGGTGGTTCTGGGAAGCAACGTGGGAACCTGCATGACGGCCGTGCTTGCGACCGTGGGGGCCAGCCGGGAATCCAAACAGGTGGCAACGGCTCATCTCGTCCTGAATCTGGCCGGCATGTTGGCTTTTTTGCCGCTGATTCCGTGGCTGACCGATCTGGCGCCGTGGTTGTCGGAAGATCCCGCGGTGCAAATCGCCCATATCCAGACACTGTTCAACGTGATTTGTTCCGTGCTGGTGCTTCCGTTCTGCGAGCCGTTCGCCCGAAGCATTGTCCGGCTCACTCCGGGAAAATCGGCATGGTAA